The genomic segment TCGCGAGCCGGGCGTCGTTGAGCGCGCGCAGCCACGCCTCGGCCGCCTCCGCGTCCAGCCGCACCTCGCCGCCGGCGTCCCCGTCGGGCAGCGCGGCGAGGACGGCGCCCGCCTGGTCGATCTTGCCGGTCTTGAGATCGCCCTCGGTGTAGCGGCGGAACTCGGCCGTGCCGGCGTCGTCGTCCGGATAGACGTCGGGGAAGAGCCGCCCGACCACCGGGTCGCTGTGGTCGAAGCCGTCGGTCAGCAGGCCGACCACCTCGTTGGCGACCTTGCGCAGCACCCGGACCTCGTCCACGGCGAACGTGGCCACGTAGTGGTCGCCGCGGCGGCGGAACATGCTCATGAGCGGTCCACCGTCGCCCACAGCCCGTACGCGTGCAGCTGCGCCGCGTCGTGCTCCATCCGCTCCCGGGCGCCGCTGGAGACCACGGCCTTGCCCTTGTGGTGCACGTCCAGCATGAGCCGCTCCGCCTTCTCCCGGCTGTACCCGAAGAGCTTCTGGAACACCCAGGTCACATACGTCATCAGGTTGACCGGATCGTCCCAGACGATGGTCACCCATGGC from the Micromonospora sp. WMMA1947 genome contains:
- a CDS encoding DUF2017 domain-containing protein; the protein is MSMFRRRGDHYVATFAVDEVRVLRKVANEVVGLLTDGFDHSDPVVGRLFPDVYPDDDAGTAEFRRYTEGDLKTGKIDQAGAVLAALPDGDAGGEVRLDAEAAEAWLRALNDARLAMGVRLEIKDGTDLGEELDDAVAADPGSSRVFQLSVYAYLGYLQESLLNALID
- the clpS gene encoding ATP-dependent Clp protease adapter ClpS, whose translation is MAAPQVAPVETPDTEEVPVSDRPWVTIVWDDPVNLMTYVTWVFQKLFGYSREKAERLMLDVHHKGKAVVSSGARERMEHDAAQLHAYGLWATVDRS